One region of Candidatus Saccharibacteria bacterium genomic DNA includes:
- the ilvA gene encoding threonine ammonia-lyase, biosynthetic encodes MNDIVREVLTSRVYDVAQKTPLEKAQKLSRQLGAHVYLKREDMQPVHSFKLRGAYNKICRLSEAEKQCGVIAASAGNHAQGVALAAQKLGISALIVMPRTTPAIKIDAVKAYGAELVLIGDNYSEAAEECARLVKQTKRVFIHPFDDPLVIAGQGTIGQEIIEQLPDVTHIFVPVGGGGLIAGIAHYVKAVRPDVMIIGVEPVDSAAMTKSLAKGERVTLKHVGIFADGVAVKQVGEHTFAAAQRLVDSCITVTTDQICSAINDSYEAARTILEPSGALALAGLKTYPLPSEAHAVAICSGANVSFERLQQIAERTLIGSGREALIAVTLPERPGAFLEFCDKIVGRRSITEFSYRFRERNVAHVLAGISVKDADDKAKLLAQMKTKGFDHVDLSNDEIAKEHVRHMIGGPGPGHNAEMLYHVEFPERPGALGEFLHTVGTQWNVTLFHYRSTASDIGRVLIGFETTDQKNLEERLDATGFEYTRAGNNPGLLLFS; translated from the coding sequence ATCAACGATATCGTCCGCGAGGTACTGACATCTCGCGTGTACGATGTCGCCCAAAAAACTCCGCTCGAGAAAGCCCAAAAACTGAGCAGGCAGCTCGGCGCACACGTTTATCTCAAGCGAGAAGATATGCAACCAGTGCACAGTTTCAAACTCCGAGGTGCGTATAACAAAATATGCCGGCTAAGCGAAGCAGAAAAACAGTGTGGTGTTATTGCCGCCAGCGCCGGCAATCACGCTCAAGGGGTTGCACTCGCCGCCCAGAAACTTGGTATTTCCGCGCTCATCGTTATGCCACGTACAACTCCAGCCATAAAAATAGACGCCGTCAAAGCATACGGCGCAGAGCTTGTGCTTATTGGCGACAACTACAGCGAGGCGGCCGAGGAATGTGCGAGACTTGTCAAACAGACAAAGCGAGTATTTATTCATCCTTTTGACGACCCGTTAGTCATTGCCGGACAAGGCACAATTGGACAGGAAATTATTGAACAACTCCCCGATGTAACTCATATTTTTGTGCCGGTGGGTGGCGGAGGACTGATTGCCGGTATTGCCCACTATGTCAAAGCAGTACGCCCAGACGTAATGATAATTGGCGTCGAGCCGGTCGACAGCGCTGCTATGACAAAAAGTCTAGCCAAAGGCGAACGCGTCACGTTAAAACACGTCGGTATTTTTGCCGACGGTGTTGCCGTAAAACAGGTTGGAGAACATACATTTGCTGCCGCCCAGCGGCTGGTTGACAGTTGTATTACGGTCACCACCGATCAAATATGCTCGGCAATTAACGATTCATATGAAGCAGCACGTACCATTTTGGAACCATCGGGGGCGCTAGCGCTCGCAGGGCTAAAAACTTATCCATTACCATCTGAAGCACACGCTGTCGCCATCTGTTCAGGAGCAAATGTTAGCTTTGAACGACTCCAGCAAATAGCTGAACGAACCCTGATTGGTTCTGGCCGAGAAGCGCTGATTGCGGTCACCTTACCCGAACGACCCGGAGCATTTCTTGAGTTCTGCGATAAAATCGTCGGTCGGCGCAGCATTACGGAGTTTTCTTACCGCTTCAGGGAGCGCAATGTAGCTCATGTTCTAGCCGGTATATCTGTCAAAGACGCCGACGACAAAGCAAAACTCCTGGCGCAAATGAAAACCAAGGGCTTTGACCATGTTGATCTTTCTAACGACGAAATTGCCAAAGAGCACGTTCGCCACATGATTGGCGGTCCAGGACCAGGCCACAATGCTGAAATGTTATACCACGTCGAATTCCCAGAAAGGCCGGGAGCGCTTGGAGAATTTCTTCACACCGTCGGCACGCAGTGGAACGTGACACTTTTCCACTACCGCTCAACCGCCAGCGATATTGGTCGTGTCTTGATAGGATTTGAAACGACTGACCAGAAAAATCTCGAAGAGCGGCTCGACGCTACCGGTTTTGAATATACCCGTGCTGGTAACAACCCTGGTTTACTACTATTTTCATGA
- the dnaB gene encoding replicative DNA helicase has translation MAVEPLPQNIEAEASLLGAVLIDTDAIIKIADRITPDDFFDARHARIYEALRALYEKRSAIDVLTLADQLKGNGFLEMVGGSSYLTELTNFVPTAAHVEQYADIVAQKALRRRLISASAEMADLGRDESKALQELIEEAEARLFAVSQQHVKQSVVSLESVLADSFERLDDLHKDKNKLRGVPSGYRDLDNILAGFQRSDLFIIAARPSMGKTAFVLNLAHKVATLAKESVLIFSLEMSKEQLVDRLLAMESGVDAWALRTGKLTDDDFERLGEAMGTLSEAKIFIDDSPGITVSDLRTKSRREAHTQKLGLIVVDYLQLMSGGGKYSNEGNRVQEISEISRGLKGIARELNVPVIALSQLSRSVESRNPKIPQLSDLRESGSIEQDADVVAFLYREDYYEPESERKNIMDVLIKKHRNGPTGGVELYFDREKQRIRSLDSSHAAIPFDAQ, from the coding sequence ATGGCCGTAGAACCACTACCACAGAATATCGAGGCGGAAGCATCGCTACTAGGCGCAGTGTTGATAGACACCGATGCCATCATAAAAATCGCAGACAGAATAACACCTGACGATTTTTTCGACGCCCGCCATGCCCGTATCTACGAAGCCTTGCGCGCGCTGTACGAAAAACGTTCTGCCATAGATGTTCTGACGCTCGCCGATCAGCTCAAAGGTAATGGTTTTCTGGAAATGGTGGGGGGGTCAAGCTATCTCACCGAACTGACAAATTTCGTGCCAACAGCGGCTCACGTTGAACAATACGCCGACATTGTCGCACAGAAAGCACTGCGCCGCCGTCTTATTTCGGCCAGCGCCGAAATGGCAGATTTGGGACGAGATGAATCAAAAGCACTTCAAGAACTCATCGAGGAAGCTGAGGCTCGACTATTTGCTGTTAGCCAACAACACGTCAAGCAAAGTGTCGTTAGCTTGGAATCAGTTCTTGCTGACAGTTTTGAGCGTCTCGACGACCTCCACAAAGACAAAAACAAGCTACGGGGTGTTCCCAGCGGTTACCGCGACCTCGACAATATTTTGGCTGGCTTCCAACGGTCAGATTTGTTTATTATCGCAGCTAGGCCATCAATGGGGAAAACCGCCTTTGTTTTGAACCTTGCCCACAAAGTAGCGACACTGGCAAAAGAATCTGTGCTCATATTTAGCCTAGAAATGAGCAAAGAACAGTTAGTTGACCGCTTACTCGCCATGGAATCAGGCGTAGACGCTTGGGCACTGCGTACCGGTAAACTAACCGATGACGACTTTGAGCGTCTCGGCGAAGCAATGGGTACCCTCAGCGAAGCAAAAATTTTCATAGACGACTCCCCCGGGATAACTGTGAGCGACCTACGAACAAAATCAAGACGCGAAGCCCACACCCAGAAGCTTGGCCTCATAGTCGTAGACTACTTGCAGCTTATGAGTGGCGGCGGCAAGTACAGCAACGAGGGCAACCGCGTACAAGAGATATCGGAAATTTCTCGCGGACTGAAAGGTATTGCCCGCGAGCTCAACGTTCCTGTCATAGCCCTCAGCCAGTTAAGCCGGTCAGTCGAAAGCCGCAACCCAAAAATACCACAACTATCAGACTTACGTGAATCTGGTTCTATTGAGCAAGATGCCGACGTCGTCGCATTTTTATACCGCGAAGATTATTACGAGCCAGAAAGTGAGCGCAAAAACATCATGGATGTTCTCATTAAAAAACACCGCAACGGTCCAACTGGCGGGGTCGAATTGTATTTTGACCGAGAAAAACAGCGTATTCGCTCGCTAGACAGTAGCCACGCGGCAATACCGTTTGACGCTCAGTAA
- a CDS encoding GNAT family N-acetyltransferase codes for MKPFPTTYSESSAAVEADSLTEKGQIAQKKLAEAGYEVRLGLTETDAATIQQLALEPSIIEYCPNDCDSRFRDKKGTTNWLSKGRAVFLLVEKATGDLAGYAWAGESQSDHVPDGKVTVAVRLSERHQGKGLATPYLAVVLDATIHLYDADNLWLESWASNTGAVHIYQKLGFTLVASVPSTRPTATGSLTPDTRLYMTLT; via the coding sequence TTGAAACCATTCCCCACAACTTATAGCGAATCATCAGCAGCAGTAGAAGCGGATAGTTTAACCGAAAAAGGGCAAATTGCACAAAAAAAACTGGCTGAAGCTGGCTACGAAGTTCGTTTGGGTCTAACTGAGACAGACGCTGCAACAATTCAACAACTCGCACTGGAACCATCTATCATAGAATACTGCCCGAATGACTGCGACTCACGTTTTCGAGATAAAAAGGGCACTACCAACTGGCTTAGCAAAGGTCGGGCAGTTTTTTTGCTGGTCGAGAAAGCGACGGGTGACTTAGCAGGTTATGCCTGGGCGGGTGAAAGCCAAAGTGATCATGTGCCTGACGGAAAAGTAACAGTGGCGGTGCGACTTAGCGAAAGGCATCAGGGTAAAGGGCTCGCTACTCCTTATCTGGCTGTTGTTCTTGACGCCACCATACATTTGTACGATGCAGACAATTTATGGTTAGAGTCTTGGGCAAGTAATACTGGAGCTGTTCACATCTACCAAAAACTTGGGTTCACCCTAGTTGCCAGCGTCCCCTCCACACGCCCCACAGCCACCGGCTCGCTAACCCCCGACACCCGCCTGTACATGACCCTTACGTAA
- a CDS encoding glycine C-acetyltransferase codes for MYTDLKPILDAELRSIKDQSLWKEERVIMSPQGREITVGDKKLLNFCSNNYLGFSGTDGVREASDAALAKWGFGQASVRFICGTQGIHKELEAATAKFLGTDDAILYSSCFMANVGLFQTFFGPEDAIISDELNHASIIDAVRLTKSERLIYTHMDMADLETKLESVKDKRLKVIATDGVFSMDGHIAPLKDICDLADKYGALVMVDDAHATGVLGATGRGTPEFTGTQGRIDFLTGTYGKALGGAGGAFIASHKEAVDFLRQRSRTYLFSNAMEVGTCGASLYTLDYIQNHPELVKKLKDNTSLFRELMTKAGFNVAGSEHPITPVMFAEEKDAVETAAKLFEEGIYVVGFSFPVVPKGKARIRVQISAAHTEDDIRRLVEKFAKVTGQ; via the coding sequence ATGTACACAGATCTAAAACCAATCCTAGACGCTGAACTACGTAGTATCAAAGACCAATCATTATGGAAAGAAGAACGCGTCATTATGTCACCACAAGGCCGTGAAATCACGGTCGGCGACAAAAAACTCCTAAACTTTTGCTCCAATAATTATCTTGGGTTTTCCGGTACAGACGGTGTCCGTGAAGCTTCCGACGCAGCTTTAGCAAAATGGGGTTTTGGTCAGGCAAGTGTGCGGTTTATCTGTGGCACGCAAGGAATTCACAAAGAGCTCGAAGCTGCCACCGCTAAGTTTCTCGGTACGGATGACGCAATTTTGTACTCGTCTTGTTTTATGGCGAATGTTGGTCTTTTTCAAACATTTTTTGGTCCAGAAGATGCCATTATCAGTGACGAGCTAAACCACGCGAGCATTATTGATGCTGTTCGGCTTACCAAGTCAGAACGCCTTATTTATACCCATATGGACATGGCTGATCTTGAAACCAAGCTCGAAAGCGTCAAAGACAAACGCCTGAAAGTCATTGCAACTGACGGCGTGTTTTCTATGGATGGCCACATTGCCCCGCTGAAAGACATTTGCGACCTTGCAGACAAATACGGCGCACTTGTCATGGTGGATGATGCCCATGCAACTGGTGTTCTCGGCGCAACAGGGCGAGGCACACCCGAGTTTACTGGCACTCAGGGACGTATTGACTTCCTCACAGGTACATACGGTAAGGCTCTTGGCGGCGCCGGCGGCGCTTTTATTGCCAGCCACAAAGAAGCTGTGGACTTCTTACGGCAGCGGTCACGCACCTACCTTTTTAGTAATGCCATGGAAGTCGGTACTTGCGGAGCATCGCTCTATACACTCGACTACATCCAGAACCACCCAGAGCTCGTCAAAAAACTCAAAGATAACACCTCGCTGTTCCGCGAACTTATGACAAAAGCTGGTTTCAATGTCGCAGGCAGTGAGCACCCTATTACACCCGTGATGTTTGCAGAAGAAAAAGATGCCGTCGAAACAGCCGCAAAGCTTTTTGAAGAGGGGATTTATGTTGTCGGATTTAGTTTCCCGGTAGTGCCGAAGGGCAAAGCGCGTATTCGCGTCCAAATCAGCGCCGCGCACACTGAAGACGACATCCGCCGTCTGGTTGAAAAGTTTGCTAAAGTTACTGGGCAGTAA
- a CDS encoding 50S ribosomal protein L10 translates to MALNKSQKDDVVAEVSDLLQSAKMTVVAKYQGTTVKALQQLRRDARENGTKVKVVKNRLVIKAMTGHDKLKNADTSCLNGMLLYAFNSEDEVAPAQALKAFTKLNPTLEFVGAYSADGTFMDASQVKTLADLPSKDQLIAEAVAMLLSPVNDITNGLSGNLHALLDGIRDKATA, encoded by the coding sequence ATGGCACTTAATAAATCACAAAAAGATGACGTTGTTGCGGAAGTCTCTGACTTACTGCAATCTGCCAAGATGACAGTTGTCGCAAAGTACCAGGGCACAACCGTAAAAGCGCTCCAACAGCTTAGGCGCGATGCACGCGAAAACGGCACCAAAGTCAAAGTGGTCAAAAATCGGCTCGTTATCAAGGCGATGACTGGGCATGACAAGCTGAAAAACGCCGACACCAGCTGCCTTAACGGCATGCTACTCTACGCTTTTAACAGCGAAGACGAAGTCGCTCCCGCTCAAGCACTGAAAGCGTTTACCAAACTAAACCCAACGCTTGAGTTTGTGGGCGCCTACAGCGCAGACGGCACCTTTATGGATGCCTCTCAGGTAAAAACGCTCGCTGACTTGCCAAGCAAAGACCAGCTCATTGCCGAAGCAGTTGCTATGCTACTTTCACCGGTAAACGACATCACAAATGGCCTGTCCGGCAACCTTCATGCGTTGCTCGACGGCATTCGTGACAAAGCGACGGCCTAA
- a CDS encoding YbaB/EbfC family nucleoid-associated protein produces the protein MSRFDQAKMLLQVKKIQKELQKMVITIEQGDGAVRVEITGEQKIKKIKIDPEYVDLDDIEQLERWVEDAVKDAISESQKVAAEKMQPFMGMLGNLGL, from the coding sequence ATGAGTCGATTTGATCAAGCAAAAATGTTGCTACAAGTTAAAAAAATCCAAAAAGAACTACAAAAAATGGTAATTACTATCGAACAGGGCGATGGAGCCGTGCGGGTTGAAATAACTGGCGAACAAAAAATTAAAAAAATTAAAATTGACCCAGAATATGTCGACCTTGACGATATTGAACAGCTTGAACGTTGGGTAGAAGACGCTGTAAAAGATGCAATTTCAGAAAGTCAAAAAGTAGCCGCTGAAAAAATGCAGCCATTTATGGGCATGCTCGGCAATCTTGGCCTGTAA
- a CDS encoding alcohol dehydrogenase catalytic domain-containing protein: MRGLVIDTAQQTWDESRGFSLAQLDKPRLDEALFPDDASSVIVRIKYAGVCGSDRGLWYRNAFKDQFLSALERDSKKQRVVGHEFLGEVVEAGSKVNSLYWDPDPKNIAKIEVGSLVSGDSHVTCGKCYQCRVGEANVCMNEAILGITIDGIFAEYVKLPAKNLWAIDKNRIRPEVAAIMDPFGNAIHALSKVDVRGQRVAIFGAGPIGLFSVLIAQKFGAAKVIAVDVSSTNLELARQCGADETILIEPSEKAQPWQCDPNVIDRIKEITYGKGVDVSMEMAGPASSVNNAIDCTRRGGHVVLFGVKDGDLTIPHFPRLIVAGLTLHCIIGREIFNTWQLSQRVLSQESNGIQEKVWKIILNNGENTIVNLSQFDPAIFEQKMNEHPKLIFNMEA; encoded by the coding sequence ATGCGTGGATTAGTTATAGATACAGCACAGCAAACATGGGACGAGTCCCGTGGCTTTTCGTTAGCACAACTGGATAAACCTCGTCTTGACGAGGCACTTTTTCCGGACGATGCCAGTTCGGTTATTGTCCGCATAAAGTACGCCGGAGTTTGCGGTTCAGACCGAGGTTTATGGTATCGAAACGCGTTTAAAGACCAGTTTCTCAGTGCATTAGAGCGAGACAGTAAGAAGCAACGTGTTGTTGGTCACGAGTTCCTAGGCGAAGTTGTCGAAGCCGGTTCTAAAGTTAATTCTCTGTATTGGGATCCAGATCCAAAAAATATTGCAAAAATTGAAGTCGGCAGTTTAGTTTCGGGCGATAGCCATGTTACCTGTGGCAAATGCTACCAATGCCGAGTAGGCGAAGCAAATGTTTGCATGAACGAAGCCATTCTTGGCATTACCATAGACGGAATTTTTGCAGAATATGTCAAACTGCCAGCAAAAAACCTCTGGGCAATAGACAAAAATCGCATCCGCCCAGAAGTAGCGGCCATTATGGATCCTTTTGGCAATGCCATTCACGCACTCAGTAAAGTAGACGTTCGCGGACAGCGCGTTGCCATTTTTGGCGCTGGGCCTATCGGCCTTTTCAGTGTGCTTATAGCCCAAAAGTTTGGTGCAGCCAAAGTAATTGCGGTTGATGTTAGTAGCACTAACCTCGAACTTGCTCGACAGTGCGGCGCCGACGAAACCATTCTCATTGAACCGAGCGAAAAAGCTCAGCCGTGGCAATGCGACCCAAATGTCATCGACCGCATAAAGGAAATTACTTACGGCAAAGGTGTCGATGTTAGCATGGAAATGGCTGGCCCGGCCAGTAGCGTCAATAACGCCATAGACTGTACCCGCCGCGGCGGCCACGTCGTACTTTTTGGTGTAAAAGATGGCGATTTAACCATACCTCATTTCCCCCGTCTCATCGTCGCAGGCTTGACGTTGCATTGTATTATTGGGCGTGAAATCTTTAACACGTGGCAGTTATCTCAGCGCGTTTTGTCGCAAGAAAGCAATGGCATACAAGAAAAAGTATGGAAAATCATCCTAAACAACGGCGAAAATACCATCGTAAACCTGAGTCAGTTTGACCCTGCCATATTTGAACAGAAAATGAACGAACATCCGAAACTTATCTTTAACATGGAGGCTTAA
- the glmM gene encoding phosphoglucosamine mutase, whose translation MSRELFGTDGVRALAGQYPLDDIGTVAIGRAVGTQFARDKEHIVIACDTRESSTHLVQMITQGLQAVGVNAVFAGVLPTPGLAYITAQHDEFVAGIMITASHNPYEFNGVKVFSASGSKLPDDAEERLNHDIEAGVPNRSPGSFATRDLAHEYEDFLVSSARGLKLDVYKIAVDTANGAASALGQRVFEQLGAEVIALGNEPNGRNINVRCGATDTTELQRVVREQHCDLGIAVDGDADRLILVDAAGRACNGDYLMYMLAVANGYKHVVATVMSNLGTEQALKTKGISMERTAVGDRYVLERLLATGYKLGGEQSGHIILPDFATTGDGLLAAVQVLSAINSSGKSLSEWRDEVSMLPQSLVNFPIADKTKLNSPEVEDYVRVKTAELGNSGRILVRPSGTEPLARVMVEAPNAEALATEMANHIQELVL comes from the coding sequence ATGAGCCGAGAACTATTTGGTACAGACGGTGTGCGGGCACTGGCCGGTCAATACCCGCTGGATGACATCGGTACGGTTGCCATTGGTAGAGCAGTTGGCACCCAATTCGCTCGAGACAAGGAACACATAGTCATTGCGTGCGACACACGTGAGTCATCGACGCATCTTGTGCAGATGATCACACAGGGACTGCAAGCCGTTGGCGTTAATGCTGTCTTTGCAGGCGTTCTTCCCACACCAGGCCTTGCTTACATTACTGCTCAGCACGACGAATTTGTGGCAGGCATCATGATAACTGCCAGCCACAACCCGTATGAATTTAATGGCGTTAAGGTGTTCAGCGCCAGCGGGAGCAAACTGCCCGATGACGCAGAAGAGCGCCTAAACCACGATATTGAAGCAGGCGTCCCCAACCGAAGCCCCGGCAGCTTTGCAACACGAGACTTAGCGCACGAATACGAAGATTTCCTAGTTTCCTCCGCCCGAGGCTTAAAACTTGATGTTTACAAGATTGCTGTAGACACTGCCAATGGCGCCGCCAGTGCTCTCGGTCAACGAGTATTTGAGCAACTTGGTGCCGAGGTAATCGCACTTGGCAACGAACCAAATGGACGCAATATTAATGTTCGCTGCGGTGCCACCGACACGACAGAGCTGCAACGCGTAGTGCGTGAACAGCACTGCGACCTAGGTATTGCAGTTGACGGTGACGCGGACAGGCTTATTTTGGTAGATGCAGCAGGACGAGCCTGCAACGGTGATTACCTAATGTACATGCTGGCCGTTGCAAATGGCTATAAGCACGTCGTAGCAACAGTTATGTCAAACCTTGGCACCGAACAAGCTCTAAAAACAAAGGGAATTTCGATGGAACGAACCGCCGTCGGTGACCGCTACGTTCTGGAACGACTGCTCGCAACTGGCTACAAACTGGGCGGTGAACAGTCCGGTCACATCATCTTACCCGACTTTGCCACAACCGGCGATGGTTTGCTTGCCGCTGTGCAGGTTTTGAGCGCTATCAACTCGTCTGGAAAATCCTTAAGCGAATGGCGAGATGAGGTTTCTATGCTGCCACAATCACTCGTGAATTTCCCCATAGCAGATAAAACCAAGCTAAACTCACCAGAGGTAGAAGACTACGTCCGAGTGAAAACGGCCGAGCTAGGCAACTCTGGCCGCATACTTGTGCGTCCGAGCGGCACCGAACCACTTGCTCGCGTAATGGTGGAAGCGCCAAACGCCGAAGCCCTTGCTACCGAAATGGCCAACCACATCCAGGAGCTCGTACTTTGA
- the rplL gene encoding 50S ribosomal protein L7/L12 has protein sequence MADIKKLAEELTKLTVLEVNELKTILKDEYGIEPAVAAVAAAGPAAGGEAADAADEKAEYDVMLKDAGAQKVAVIKAVKELTGLGLGEAKAIVDGVPKVVLEKAKKEDAEAAKKALDAAGATVELV, from the coding sequence ATGGCTGATATAAAGAAACTCGCCGAAGAACTTACTAAACTAACTGTCTTAGAAGTTAACGAACTTAAAACTATTCTTAAAGACGAATACGGCATCGAACCTGCAGTCGCCGCTGTTGCCGCAGCTGGTCCAGCTGCTGGTGGCGAAGCAGCCGATGCTGCCGACGAAAAGGCTGAGTACGATGTCATGCTCAAAGATGCTGGCGCCCAGAAAGTCGCTGTCATCAAGGCTGTCAAGGAACTGACCGGCCTCGGTCTTGGCGAAGCCAAGGCGATTGTCGACGGCGTACCAAAGGTTGTACTTGAAAAAGCCAAAAAAGAAGATGCTGAAGCAGCCAAAAAAGCTCTTGATGCAGCTGGCGCCACAGTAGAACTTGTCTAG
- the dnaX gene encoding DNA polymerase III subunit gamma/tau codes for MGKALYRTYRSRSLSEVVGQEHITTTLGNALQQGKIAHAYLLTGPRGVGKTSVARILAHEINHLSYSEKPHFDIIEIDAASNNGVEDVRDLRDKIMSAPSSATYKVFIIDEVHMLSKAAFNALLKTLEEPPAHVVFILATTEAHKLPETIISRTQRYRFKPVSLEKVAAHLRHIAKKEQISIDDEALHLIAEHGEGSFRDSISLLDQASSTSSNITREQIEQLLGHAPSTSITQLSDALKNQTVPATLAALHELSEQGYEPVMIALQLGQMLRSQFLDGNAPSYALDLLRDLLDVPPAHNPRALLEITLLKYAGYASPKLNETEVTEASQVKKVTPKPESTTVKTVQEKTSLQADKPAQAPETPTQADEPIVIDTPHPPTAERLSHDIAPQSSSPTTDNHNIDTLWQAVLQDLKQTHNTLYGIARMARPSLDGDTLTLELNFSFHQKRLNEPRNRSILAALVDSARGVPTEIRCLTSSAPKTALAGSETVAAISNIFGGAELLES; via the coding sequence ATGGGGAAAGCACTGTACAGAACATACCGGTCTCGGTCACTGAGTGAAGTGGTCGGTCAGGAGCACATTACTACCACACTCGGAAATGCTTTGCAGCAGGGTAAAATTGCTCACGCCTATCTTTTGACGGGTCCACGGGGGGTTGGCAAAACATCAGTCGCACGTATTCTCGCCCATGAAATTAACCACTTGAGTTACAGCGAAAAGCCCCACTTTGACATAATAGAAATCGATGCCGCAAGCAATAACGGAGTAGAAGACGTCCGAGACCTGCGCGACAAAATAATGTCTGCTCCCTCTAGTGCAACATACAAAGTATTTATCATCGATGAAGTGCATATGCTCAGTAAAGCCGCCTTTAACGCACTGCTTAAAACGCTTGAGGAACCACCCGCGCACGTTGTCTTCATACTTGCCACCACGGAGGCTCATAAACTCCCAGAAACAATAATAAGCCGGACACAACGTTATCGGTTTAAACCAGTGTCGCTAGAAAAAGTTGCCGCGCACCTGCGCCATATTGCGAAAAAAGAACAAATTTCCATAGACGATGAGGCGCTTCATCTAATTGCCGAGCATGGCGAAGGAAGTTTTAGGGACAGCATTAGCCTCCTCGATCAAGCAAGTTCGACAAGTAGCAATATTACTCGGGAGCAAATTGAACAGTTGCTCGGGCATGCTCCCTCAACCTCGATTACTCAGCTAAGTGATGCACTAAAAAACCAAACAGTACCGGCTACGCTTGCTGCACTGCACGAGCTGTCCGAGCAGGGGTATGAACCAGTTATGATTGCCCTACAGCTGGGGCAGATGTTAAGATCTCAATTTTTAGACGGCAACGCTCCTTCATACGCACTAGATTTGTTACGTGATTTGCTCGATGTCCCACCGGCTCATAATCCGCGGGCACTGCTAGAAATCACACTCCTAAAATACGCCGGCTACGCTAGCCCCAAGTTAAATGAAACAGAGGTCACAGAGGCGTCCCAGGTAAAAAAAGTAACTCCTAAACCCGAGTCAACAACTGTCAAAACAGTTCAAGAAAAAACTTCCTTGCAGGCTGACAAGCCCGCGCAAGCCCCTGAAACACCGACACAAGCTGACGAACCTATCGTAATTGACACGCCGCACCCACCGACCGCGGAGCGCTTAAGTCATGATATAGCACCTCAGAGTTCCAGCCCAACCACCGACAACCACAACATCGACACGCTATGGCAAGCCGTGCTACAAGATCTCAAGCAGACACATAACACACTATATGGCATTGCCCGCATGGCACGACCAAGCCTAGACGGCGATACGTTGACGCTAGAGCTCAATTTTTCATTTCATCAAAAACGTTTGAACGAACCACGCAATCGCAGCATCCTGGCTGCGCTAGTTGATTCGGCTCGTGGTGTTCCCACGGAAATCCGTTGCCTTACAAGTAGCGCCCCCAAGACGGCACTAGCAGGATCAGAAACAGTGGCAGCCATAAGCAATATCTTTGGCGGTGCCGAACTGCTAGAATCATAA
- a CDS encoding DMT family transporter, with translation MASTLLRRRFAQAQTVPASISVALSYLIGLMPLSIVAGLIAPHDITWSVWTLWLLLSASFLVAVFVLLSFMAIKHMPAALNQTIFQVRIIITILLGWLFLGEKLTIIQLLGAGLVLVSGVIAVWAPAKAHRNGTSSYEHIAKGILLTLISAAFLGVGVVVEKAAIQYMDIGAFFIYGFGLQTFWLTLFAAYDYHKRRSVHISTRLIRESALLGTVIAGIGISYFIALEKANNVSLIASLSAFVLPLTAVAAHYFLHERDNDKLLWVAVALGAIGVIITSF, from the coding sequence GTGGCCTCGACACTTCTTAGAAGGCGTTTCGCGCAAGCACAAACTGTCCCCGCCAGCATTAGCGTCGCACTTTCATATCTGATTGGCTTAATGCCGCTGAGCATTGTTGCTGGGCTCATAGCACCGCATGACATCACCTGGTCTGTCTGGACATTGTGGCTGCTTCTTAGCGCAAGTTTTCTGGTGGCAGTTTTTGTGCTGTTATCATTTATGGCCATAAAACATATGCCGGCAGCATTAAACCAAACAATATTCCAAGTACGCATTATCATCACAATTTTACTCGGATGGCTGTTTTTGGGTGAAAAACTAACCATTATCCAGCTGCTGGGTGCCGGTTTAGTGCTTGTGAGTGGCGTCATCGCCGTTTGGGCACCGGCAAAAGCGCATCGCAACGGCACAAGCTCATATGAGCATATAGCCAAAGGTATTCTTCTGACACTAATATCCGCAGCTTTTCTCGGTGTCGGTGTCGTCGTCGAAAAAGCAGCTATCCAGTACATGGATATCGGCGCGTTTTTTATCTATGGCTTTGGGCTGCAAACTTTTTGGCTGACGCTTTTTGCGGCATACGATTATCACAAGCGTCGTTCAGTTCATATTTCAACCAGGCTGATTCGGGAATCTGCACTGCTCGGTACGGTGATAGCAGGGATTGGGATTAGTTATTTCATAGCTCTAGAAAAAGCAAATAATGTTTCTCTTATTGCCTCACTGTCAGCATTTGTACTGCCACTGACAGCCGTAGCAGCGCATTATTTTCTGCATGAAAGAGATAACGACAAACTGTTATGGGTAGCCGTCGCACTTGGCGCTATCGGTGTAATCATCACCTCATTCTAA